One Deefgea tanakiae genomic region harbors:
- a CDS encoding VOC family protein produces MNIIGLHPFVPTLNFETSLAFYQDLGFKLVWQDGALARLQCDEHAFLLQDFYVKAFAENLMLQLHVSDVAAWWRVVEPLQQKYGIHAQPPTDQAWAMRDIVVVDPSGVLWRITQTN; encoded by the coding sequence ATGAACATTATTGGCTTACACCCTTTTGTACCGACATTGAATTTCGAAACCTCGCTGGCGTTTTACCAAGACCTCGGGTTCAAGCTCGTATGGCAGGACGGTGCACTGGCACGTTTGCAATGCGATGAGCATGCGTTTCTTCTGCAAGATTTTTACGTCAAAGCATTTGCTGAAAATCTGATGCTGCAATTACACGTGAGCGATGTCGCCGCATGGTGGCGGGTGGTTGAGCCTTTACAGCAAAAATACGGCATCCACGCTCAGCCGCCGACCGATCAAGCTTGGGCGATGCGCGACATTGTTGTCGTCGACCCTAGTGGCGTGCTGTGGCGTATCACTCAAACAAATTAA
- a CDS encoding HmuY family protein — translation MKQLFIALGSAALLSACGGGGSLGGATTTPTPTTAPTAAPTPAPVAPTAQVWNAKLPAAGSSICYDFDLSQQADCASANWDLKLASASRGVSLWSNGGESGAGKGGVFGSPFDYTWEALKKWKNGAIDPVSGAVIPETLYLKDTANSVFTGTNGIQSSAFEYGVGGDNDHKLYPNFRVFLISTDNTAVSNTGTATAPVYALQMTGYYGGASGTVSANPSFRWVDRSVAGAPVRTATVDASKAWVYYNLNTAQAVAANDTWHIAFNRYNVKLNSGTSGAGKVGGFTAKTPAGFYGTDGKAIASKFTENNILASTLPDLTATDLATPGSASAWKKDSITSKLNPAAQGTYPAKLDYGWYNYYSTAEGTIVAHSQVANPNRGTLLRSAEGNSFARLRLKEIGYATPGDIRSQQTWQFEIEVLPNSK, via the coding sequence ATGAAACAGCTATTTATTGCACTGGGCAGCGCAGCTTTACTCAGTGCTTGCGGTGGTGGCGGTAGTTTAGGCGGAGCCACAACGACCCCCACACCAACTACAGCACCCACTGCAGCGCCAACCCCTGCGCCTGTCGCGCCCACAGCGCAAGTATGGAATGCCAAGCTGCCCGCTGCGGGCAGTTCGATATGCTACGACTTTGATCTCAGCCAGCAAGCAGACTGCGCTTCAGCCAATTGGGATTTAAAACTGGCCAGTGCCAGCCGTGGCGTTTCTTTGTGGAGTAATGGTGGCGAGTCTGGAGCAGGCAAAGGCGGCGTATTTGGTAGCCCATTTGATTACACTTGGGAAGCGCTGAAGAAATGGAAAAATGGCGCAATCGATCCAGTGAGCGGTGCAGTCATTCCAGAGACTCTATATCTAAAAGATACTGCCAATAGCGTATTCACAGGTACTAATGGCATCCAGAGTTCGGCGTTTGAATATGGCGTAGGGGGCGATAATGACCACAAACTTTACCCTAACTTCCGTGTATTTCTAATTTCAACCGACAATACCGCGGTGAGCAACACTGGAACGGCGACTGCTCCAGTCTATGCATTGCAAATGACGGGCTACTATGGCGGCGCGAGCGGCACCGTATCTGCCAACCCATCATTTCGATGGGTAGACCGCAGTGTTGCTGGCGCGCCAGTGCGCACTGCCACAGTCGATGCCAGCAAAGCGTGGGTTTACTACAACCTCAACACCGCGCAAGCCGTCGCAGCCAATGATACTTGGCATATCGCGTTCAATCGCTACAACGTCAAACTCAATAGCGGCACTTCGGGCGCAGGCAAAGTGGGTGGTTTCACGGCTAAAACACCAGCGGGTTTCTATGGCACAGACGGCAAAGCGATTGCGAGCAAATTTACCGAAAACAATATCCTCGCCTCAACTTTACCTGATTTGACTGCTACCGATTTGGCAACACCAGGCAGTGCCAGTGCGTGGAAAAAAGACAGTATCACCTCAAAACTGAATCCCGCCGCACAAGGCACTTACCCTGCCAAACTTGATTACGGCTGGTACAACTATTACTCAACAGCGGAAGGCACCATTGTGGCCCACAGCCAAGTGGCTAATCCGAATCGCGGCACCTTGCTTCGCTCTGCCGAAGGCAATAGCTTCGCCCGTTTGCGCCTAAAAGAAATTGGCTATGCAACACCAGGCGACATCCGCAGCCAGCAAACTTGGCAGTTTGAAATTGAAGTACTGCCCAACAGCAAGTAA